The following nucleotide sequence is from Flavobacterium sp. N1736.
AATATTTGATACTTTATGGAAATATACGGCTGATTTTCAGGAGAAATTCTACAGAAAAAAACGTTTAAAAAAGAAACTTAAATTCTGGAAGAAGTAAGTCGGTGCAGTTCTTTATATCGTATAAAAATACTATAAGCGTTTAGGTAACATATTATAATGCCTTTTGCGCCATCTAAAAAGCCTAAACGAATTAAAAACTGATATAAAAAAGTATAAAGAGGATGGAAGATTGTCATGAAAAGTGATGATTTCTGTCCTTTTTTTAATTTTTCATTTGCTTTTAAAACACCATAATTATACATTTTGGTCTTATAATCTTTATAATTGGTATATGAAAAGTGAATTAGTTTGCTTTTTAATGTAGCGACAGGTCCATTTACAATTAATTTTTCATGAACCATTCGGTCTTCCGTATATCTACAGTTTGTTCTTTTAAAAAGTCTGAAAATTTTATCAGTTTGCCAGCCGCTAAAATGCAGTTTTAATTTTTTGAACATAAAAGTTCTGTAAATTAAATAAGCACTTGCCTTATTATTATTTATTACATAAAGTATTTCGGCTTTTAAATCCGGTGTTAAGCGTTCGTCGGCATCAATAAATAATACCCAATCGTTTTTAGCCTGATCTAAGGCAAAATTTCGCTGTAAAGTGTAATTAATAAAATGATTCTGAATCAATTGAACATTTTTAAAAGATTCAATTATTTGAATCGTCTGATCTGTACTAAATGAGTCTACTACAATTATTTCATCGGCAAAATCGATATCCTGAAGCAATGATTTTATATGAAGTTCTTCGTTAAATGTAATTATCAAAACAGATAACTTTTGCTTTTCATTAGTATTCATCAGATCGTTTTACTTTTTTCAGTTTTTGTATTCTTGAAAATAAGTATCTAATTTTTCAAGCATTAGAGGTAAAGGATATTCATTATAATATTCAAAAGTATGGTCTTTTATATATTGCTCTGTATGCTGTTCGTATATTTCAGGTTTTAAATCTTTTAAATGAATTGAAGCGTTTTTGGCTTCATTCTCAAATAATTGCCATGTTTCTTTTCTTACAGAAGGTGTAAATATCGAGAAAGTTGGAACCTCAAGTGCTTTTGCCATATTTACTGCTCCGCCTTCATTACCAATAAGCATTTCGCATTGTGATAAAAGCGCTAAAAACGATCGTAATTCTGTACAATAAAGATCAAAAACAATGTGTTTTTTTGTTTCTTCTGTACAATAATTATATACTTCTAAGGCAAGATCTTTTTGGTCAGGAACGTAATTAAAAATAATTGTTGCATTGGTTTTAGCAACAGTAAAATCTATAATTTTTGCCATTCCTTCTAATGGATAGGTTTTATAAACCTCGCTTCCTAAAATTCCAAACATAATCAACGGCTTTTCTGCCGTATTGATATTATAGCTTTTTAAAAGATTTTTTGCTTCATTGATTTCAGATTCTTTCAAAAATATCTTTGGTTTTACATCTGTAATTTTTTCAGGAATAAAAGGTTTAAGCAGTAATAATCTGTTTTCAATTGCTAATCCGTGTTCAGATTCTACAGCATCAAAACGCTCATAAGTATAGTTGTAGATTATTTTTGTATATGATTTATAATACGAAACCTTATATTTTGCACCTGAAAATAAAGTAATCAGGTTGGTTTCTAATTTGCTGTAAACATCAATTACGGCATCGTATTTTTTTCGGCGAATTTGAAAAATAAATTTAAATAAAGAAGGAATTGATTTTCTTACTTTATTGGTTAATGGAATAATATTGTCAATATTGGGATTTTCTTTCAGTACATCAACAGAATTAGGATAGCACATATAATCTATTACTGAATCCGGAAACTTCGTTTTTAAGTTGTTGCAAATTATGGTACTTGTTAAAACGTCTCCAATTCTTTTTTGCTGAATGACTAATATTCTCATTTATTTTAAAGTTCAATTTTCAAGGCTAAATTACAAACTATTTTATGAAGTGCGCAACCGTATGATGATATTAAGGTTAAACTAAATTAAAAAAGTTATATTTTTGTGGCTAATAAATTAAAATTTACAATGGAAATTAGTGGTTTGGTTATTACTTTCAATGAAGAAAAAAACATAGGAAAATGTATTGATGCATTACTAAAAGTATGTAATGAAGTCATTATTGTAGATTCATTCAGCAAAGACCGAACTATTGAAATTGCCAAAGAAAAAGGAGCAATTGTTATTCAGCAAGCTTTTTTAGGAGACGGACCACAGCGTACGCACGGATTGCCATATTGTAAAAATGACTGGATTTTAAATCTGGATGCTGACGAATTTCTGGATAAAGATGCCGAAGAATATATTTTGAACAAAAAATATTTAGAAGGCAATTACGATGCTTTTAGTTTTAGGGTAAAAAACTTTCTGGGCAATAAATTAATTGACTTTTCAGGGTGGTATCCGGATCATAAAGTTCGTTTTTTTAATAAACAAACGGCTCATCCTTCTGACTCGATTGTACATCAAAAAATAATTACTCAAAACGAGAAAAAAGTAGCCGTACATATATTGCATTACGGTTGGGATTCTTTAGATCAGATAATTGCAAAAAAGAACCAATATTCTGGCTGGCATGCGCAACAATTATACGATCAGGGAAAAAGAATCAATGCTTTTAAACCTGTTCTTAATGGTACGGTAGCTTTTATTCGCTGTTATTTTTTTAAGAAGGGAATCTTCAATGGAATCGACGGATTATCGATTGCCATGATTCAGAGTTTTTTCTCTTATATGAAATATGCCAAGCTTTTAAAACTTCAGAAAAAACAATAAACTATAAAAATTTCAAATAAATAAAAATTCCAAATTCTAAATCTGTTACGATTGGAATTTGGAATTTTTTATTTGAAATTTCTTTTTAAAATTTATACTGCAACGTCGTATTCACGAAGTGCATTATTTAAAGAAGTTTTTAAATCTGTAGATGGTTTACGAGTACCAATAATCAACGCACATGGAACCTGAAATTCTCCGGCAGCGAATTTTTTAGTATAACTTCCTGGAATTACAACTGAACGTGCAGGAACAAAACCTTTCATTTCAACAGGCTCATCACCAGTAACATCGATAATTTTTGTTGAAGCAGTTAAACAAACATTAGCACCAAGAACTGCTTCTTTACCAACGTGAACACCTTCTACAACAATACAGCGAGAACCAATAAAAGCACCGTCTTCAATAATTACAGGAGCAGCTTGAAGAGGTTCTAAAACTCCGCCAATACCAACACCACCGCTTAAATGCACATTTTTACCAATTTGAGCACAACTACCAACAGTTGCCCAGGTATCAACCATTGTACCTTCGTCTACATAAGCGCCAATGTTTACATAACTTGGCATCAAAATTACACCGCTTGAAATATAAGCTCCGTAACGTGCAACGGCATTTGGTACAACACGAATTCCTTTTTCAGCATAACCTCTTTTTAGCAACATTTTATCGTGATATTCGAAAATACCAGATTCCCATGTTTCCATTTTTTGAATTGGGAAATACATAACAACAGCTTTTTTCACCCATTCGTTTACCTGCCACTTGTCACCAACCGGTTCTGCACAACGTAGTTTTCCTGCATCAACCAATTCGATAACTTCTCTAATAGCATCAGTTGTTGCTGTTTCTTGTAATAGAGCTCTGTTTTCCCAAGCTTGTTCAATTATAGTCTGTAAAGAATTCATAAGTTTTAATTTTTTGCAAAGATAACGTATTTGGCTAAAAACGAAAAAGTAAAACCATTTGAAAATGTTACAGATGTAACTTTTTGTTTTGAATTTGATAAATAATTAATAATCACGTAATCGCAAACCGAATTAAAAACAACCCTTAAAAGCTTTTTTAATATCATAATATGACAAAAGTTAGGTCTTGTGATTTTACTTCCCATTAATTTCGCAGCATGATTCCTAAAGAAGAAATTAAGTTAATCTGAAAACTGATTTAGGTTTTTTAAATCTATAAATTAACGGCTGAAAAAGTTTATATTTGTATTTGTAAATGAAACTACTATGGAAGCGATCAGATTAGAATTTCAGCCGGAGATTAAAGAAAAAGTATTAAAGCTATTAAGTACATTTTCTTCAGATGAATTGAGAATAATTGAGGAAGATTCCAGTTTTGAAGAGGATAAGAGAAAAGTACATGCTGCGTATGATAAATTAAAAAGCGGTAAAGAAAAGTTGTATTCCATAGAGGAAGCTGATGCATTTTTAGATAATATATTTTCTGAATATGATAGTTAATATAACTAATACATTTCTAGAAACATTAGCAGAGCAAGTTCAATATATTTATAAGGATAAACCAAAAGCAGCATTAAAATTCAGAAAAGAAATACTTAAAAGTATCAAAAAAGATTTAAAAAATCCATTTCATTTTAAAACATCCAAATATTTTGATAGTGAAAATATTAGAGATTATGTTTTTAAAGGCTATGCATGCATTTATGAAGTTGATTTAAATCAAAAGATAGTACATGTTTTTGGTTTCATAAAATATAAAGACTCCTTTTAAACTTTTAAAATTCCCTCCATATCTTCTCAAAAAAATAAATAATGCCAAGAATTCTCTCCATAGATTACGGACAAAAGCGCACAGGAATTGCTGTTACAGACGAAATGCAAATTATTGCTTCGGGTTTAACAACGGTTCCAACAAATACTTTAATTGACTTTTTAAAAGATTATTTTGCTAAAGAAAAAGTCGAAGCCGTTTTAATTGGCGAACCAAAACAAATGAACGGACAGCCATCAGAAAGTGCTTCGGTTATTAAAGGTTTTGTAACACATTTCTCCAATATTTTTCCGGATATGAAAGTGGTTCGAGTTGATGAGCGTTTTACTTCAAAAATGGCTTTTCAAACGATGATTGATAGTGGTTTAAGTAAAAAGAAACGTCAGGATAAAGGATTAATTGATGAAATTTCTGCTACAATAATGCTTCAGGATTATCTTTCGTCAAAACGTTTTTAATTTTACTCCCTTTCATATTTTCTTAGTCTATTATTTTTAGTAAAAACATAACTTTTATCATGTAATTTTAGTTTTTTTTTGCAATTATAAAAAGTACCTTTGCACTTTAAAAACAAATTACTGTTATGCCTGACAATACAATACGTTCCAATAGTGAAGTAGTGCTTATTGGAGCTGGAATTATGAGCGCAACTCTTGGATTAATCTTAAAAGAGCTGCAACCGGATTTAAAAATTGAAATTTACGAAAGATTAGATGTTGCTGCAGCCGAAAGCTCTGATGCATGGAATAATGCAGGAACAGGACATTCTGCCTTTTGTGAGCTAAATTATACTCCCGAAAAGGCTGACGGAAGTATTGATCCTAAAAAAGCGATAAGTATAGCAGAATCATTTGAGGTTTCGCGCCAGTTCTGGTCTTATTTAGTACAGCAAAATAAAATTCCGTCTCCTGATAATTTTATAAAAAGTGTGCCTCATATGAGTTTTGTCTGGGGCGATAAAAATGTAGAATATCTTAAAAAGAGATTCGAAGCTTTACAAAGCAATCCTATTTTTTCTCAAATGACTTTTAGTACCGATTTTGAGCAATTAAAACAATGGATGCCGCTTGTAATGGAAGGCAGAGAAGCGAATGAAAAATTGGCTGCAACACATATGGCTATTGGTACCGATGTTAATTTTGGTGCATTAACCAGAAGCATGTTCAATTATTTAGAAAAACTGGACGGTGTTTCTTTGCATTTTAATCACGAAGTTAAAAAGTTAAGACAACGCGAAGATAAATCATGGAGAATTAAAATTACTGATTTGTCAACCGGCGATACAAGAAAAGCATACACAAAATTTGTTTTTATCGGAGCAGGTGGAGGTTCATTACCATTGCTGGAAAAAGCAAATGTTCCAGAAGGAAACGGTTATGGTGGTTTCCCGGTAAGCGGGCAATGGCTAAAATGTACAAATCCCGAAGTTATTGCCAAACATGCTGCAAAAGTATACGGAAAAGCCAGCGTTGGAGCTCCTCCAATGTCTGTTCCACATATTGATACACGTGTAATTGATGGTGAAAAAGCACTTCTTTTTGGGCCTTTTGCAGGATTTTCGACTCGTTTCTTAAAAAACGGATCGTATCTTGATTTACCATTGTCTATAAAAGCAAACAATTTAATTCCGATGTTATCAGCGGGATTTCATAATATACCTTTAACCAAATATTTAATCGAACAGGTTCGTCAGTCGCCAAAAGACAGAATGAATGCATTGCGTGAATATTTACCAACAGCACGTTCTAAAGACTGGAAACTGGAAAGAGCGGGACAACGTGTTCAGGTTATTAAAAAAGATGAAAAAGAAGGTGGAGTTTTAGAGTTTGGTACAGAAGTAATTAATACGCATGATGGAACTTTGGCAGTTTTACTTGGAGCTTCTCCGGGAGCATCAACAGCGGTTTCGATTATGATTGACTTAATAAGCAGATGTTTTACCAATCAAATTAAGACACCGGAATGGGAGTCTAAAATGAAAAATATGATTCCTTCTTACGGAAAAACTTTAAATGATAAACCAGAGCTTTTACAAGAAATCAGAAAGCATACATCTGAAGTTTTAAAATTGAATAACTAATTAGATTAAAATCTATATAACAGCAAATCCAGATGAATTAATCTGGATTTATTGCTTTAAGGTCTTTTGTGTTCTGTAAAATCTTTTCAGATAGATTACTCATCCAGATTAGTTGTTCAATAACCATTTGGGCTTCCTGCATTTTTGCCTGACGTGTTTCTTTATCAAGTTCGTCATCCGTTGCCAAACGATTAAAATTGATACGTTTAAGTTCTTCAAATTGCAAAGTCACATCTTCTTTTTCGAAAAAAGTATCAGTGACAATAGTTTCGTTTCTTAAAATGGAAATAGCCTGATCCAGATTCGACAGTATAGTTTTTATAATATAATTAAATGATTCTGAGGCAGATGTTGTTTGATGCGCCTGAATATAAGTGGATAAAGAAGCTAATGCGGAAAGTAAGGAATGGTTTAAAACAACCAATTTATTAACCAATGGTAACGTTTTTTGCTTTGATTTTGGCTCTTGCATCATACGCTGAAAAGAGGTCATTAAATTTCCAATTTCTACAAATGCATGTTTTCTTGCCAATCGGTATGAAGTAGGAACTTCACCTTTCTTGTTATAAAAATCGGCAATTTGTTTAAGATAGTTTCTGTTAGAACGAACCGAATTTTCAATATGTATAGGCGTATTTATAAACTCCCATGCCGGCCATAAAAACTGATTGGCTAAAAAGGCTAAAACTGCTCCCGCAATTGAATCTAATATTCTAAATTGAATTACTTCGACAACATTTGGTGTTAGAATTCCGTAAATAAAAACGACATACATCGTTACAAAAGTGGCACTTATTTTATAGTTGATTTGTGTAAACGAAATTCCGAGTAACATACAAACAATAGAAAAAATACTCAGTAAGACGTGATTTTGAACTAATGAAACAATCCCAAAAGCAATTAATCCTCCTAAAATAGTTCCGAAGATTCTGTTATAAGATCTTTCCTTTGTTAAACCATAACCAGGACGCATAATGACAACGATGGTCAATAAAATCCAATATACATTTTGAAAAGGCAGAATTTTTCCAATAATAAAACCTATTAAAATAGTGATCGTCAATCGCAATGAATGTCTAAAAATAGAAGAGGAGAAACTCATATTTTCTGTCAGCGTGCGCAAAGGATAATATTGAGGAGTGAGGAATTTTTCCAACTCTTTATCTTTGTCTTTTAGTTTATAAGACTGCATGGCAAGTGAAAAAGCCCTTTGGATAATTTTTATTTTTCCAACTTGGTTTTTAGCATATTTCAACATATTGGTTAACATCAAAACACCTTCGGCAGCTTCATCTTTACCTAAAGTTTTTTCATAATCAAAAATGGCAAATTCAAGTGCATCAAGTTCATTTTTTAAATCATGTTTATCCACATAAACCGCAATATGATGTACATTTTTAGAAAGTTTTTTTAAGGTCGAAGCCAATTTGTAAGCCACATTTTGATACGTTCTTAAAACTTCCGGATGTCGGTCAAACTTTTCATGAAGTTTACTATGATCAAATGAAGTATATAAGGCAAGTTCCTGTATTTCAACAAGAGTAATAAAAACAAGCAGCATTTTTCTGTTCTGGCTGTTGGCTGCAGAGGTGTTTTGATTTCCAATAAGTACTTTACGTAAATCTTCATTAATTAAATTTAATTCAACCTGAAGCGCCAGTTGTTTTTCGATAATGGCAGTTCGTTTGGCTTCCGGACTCCATAAATCGCCTCTTAATTTTAAATATTTTGCCGTTAATTTTATGCCTTCAGCAATTTGTAATTCAACATATTTATAAGGGTGTACAAAATGAAACACCATAGATACGATTAAATATAAAATTCCTCCGATAAATATAAATCCTGAATATTGAAACGCTTCCCAGCCTTGGTGTAAATGCCCAAATGATAACGAAATAGAAAGTAATGCCGAAAATGAAACCAAAGTTGCTCGCTGTCCGTAAACAGAGATCATGGAGCATAGAAAAAGCAATAAGCCTAAAAACGGATAAAATAAAAATGGAAAAGGATAGGCTAAATTGACAAGGAAATTAACTCCCGAAACAATAAATGAAGCAACAATAAGACCTTTTATTTTATGTTTTAATGTACTGGGAATATCACTTGGATACGTAAAAAAAGCGCCAAGCGCAATGGTAAAACCAATTTCAAAATAGCCCAGAAAATTCAAAATTAAAACAGGAACAACAGAAGCAATAGTTACTTTTGAAGCGTTAAAAAAAGAAGTACTGTTTGTGAATTTTGTGATACGTTCGTACATAAAATGAGGTTTACTAGCAAAGGTAAGAATTGTACGAGTTAATTTGGCATAATTATGGATGAGATTTTAATAAGCAGTGAAAAATGCGATTAATGTGTGTTTAGAATTATTCATTGACTATTTTTTACTATTTTTGCCAGCTGAATTATGAGAGCAAATTTCAATGTTTTCAGCACATAATACTTAAATTAATACGAATGATTTTACCAATTGTAGGATATGGCGATCCTGTTTTAAGAAAAGTGGGCGAGGCAATTACGCCGGATTATCCCAACTTAAAAGAAACAATAGCAAACATGTATGAGACCATGTACAATGCTTACGGCGTAGGATTGGCTGCACCGCAGGTTGGTATGGCGATTCGTTTGTTTATTATCGATACAACACCTTTTAGTGATGATGAAGATGTATCGACAAAAGAGCAAAACGATTTAAAAGGCTTTAAAAAAACTTTTATCAATGCTAAAATTGTAAAAGAAGAAGGTGAGGAGTGGAGTTTTAACGAAGGTTGTCTGAGTATTCCGGATGTTCGTGAAGATGTTTATAGAAAACCAACTGTTACAATTGAATATTGTGAAGAGGATTTTGTAATGAAAACGGAGGTTTTTGACGGATTGATTGCAAGAGTTATTCAGCATGAATACGATCATATCGAAGGGATTTTATTTACGGATAAAATATCTTCTTTGAAAAAACGTTTGATTCAAAAGAAATTGAAAAATATTACCGAAGGAAAAACTTTTCAGGA
It contains:
- a CDS encoding glycosyltransferase family 2 protein, translating into MNTNEKQKLSVLIITFNEELHIKSLLQDIDFADEIIVVDSFSTDQTIQIIESFKNVQLIQNHFINYTLQRNFALDQAKNDWVLFIDADERLTPDLKAEILYVINNNKASAYLIYRTFMFKKLKLHFSGWQTDKIFRLFKRTNCRYTEDRMVHEKLIVNGPVATLKSKLIHFSYTNYKDYKTKMYNYGVLKANEKLKKGQKSSLFMTIFHPLYTFLYQFLIRLGFLDGAKGIIICYLNAYSIFIRYKELHRLTSSRI
- a CDS encoding glycosyltransferase family 9 protein, which produces MRILVIQQKRIGDVLTSTIICNNLKTKFPDSVIDYMCYPNSVDVLKENPNIDNIIPLTNKVRKSIPSLFKFIFQIRRKKYDAVIDVYSKLETNLITLFSGAKYKVSYYKSYTKIIYNYTYERFDAVESEHGLAIENRLLLLKPFIPEKITDVKPKIFLKESEINEAKNLLKSYNINTAEKPLIMFGILGSEVYKTYPLEGMAKIIDFTVAKTNATIIFNYVPDQKDLALEVYNYCTEETKKHIVFDLYCTELRSFLALLSQCEMLIGNEGGAVNMAKALEVPTFSIFTPSVRKETWQLFENEAKNASIHLKDLKPEIYEQHTEQYIKDHTFEYYNEYPLPLMLEKLDTYFQEYKN
- a CDS encoding glycosyltransferase family 2 protein yields the protein MEISGLVITFNEEKNIGKCIDALLKVCNEVIIVDSFSKDRTIEIAKEKGAIVIQQAFLGDGPQRTHGLPYCKNDWILNLDADEFLDKDAEEYILNKKYLEGNYDAFSFRVKNFLGNKLIDFSGWYPDHKVRFFNKQTAHPSDSIVHQKIITQNEKKVAVHILHYGWDSLDQIIAKKNQYSGWHAQQLYDQGKRINAFKPVLNGTVAFIRCYFFKKGIFNGIDGLSIAMIQSFFSYMKYAKLLKLQKKQ
- a CDS encoding 2,3,4,5-tetrahydropyridine-2,6-dicarboxylate N-succinyltransferase encodes the protein MNSLQTIIEQAWENRALLQETATTDAIREVIELVDAGKLRCAEPVGDKWQVNEWVKKAVVMYFPIQKMETWESGIFEYHDKMLLKRGYAEKGIRVVPNAVARYGAYISSGVILMPSYVNIGAYVDEGTMVDTWATVGSCAQIGKNVHLSGGVGIGGVLEPLQAAPVIIEDGAFIGSRCIVVEGVHVGKEAVLGANVCLTASTKIIDVTGDEPVEMKGFVPARSVVIPGSYTKKFAAGEFQVPCALIIGTRKPSTDLKTSLNNALREYDVAV
- a CDS encoding type II toxin-antitoxin system RelE/ParE family toxin, yielding MIVNITNTFLETLAEQVQYIYKDKPKAALKFRKEILKSIKKDLKNPFHFKTSKYFDSENIRDYVFKGYACIYEVDLNQKIVHVFGFIKYKDSF
- the ruvX gene encoding Holliday junction resolvase RuvX encodes the protein MPRILSIDYGQKRTGIAVTDEMQIIASGLTTVPTNTLIDFLKDYFAKEKVEAVLIGEPKQMNGQPSESASVIKGFVTHFSNIFPDMKVVRVDERFTSKMAFQTMIDSGLSKKKRQDKGLIDEISATIMLQDYLSSKRF
- a CDS encoding malate:quinone oxidoreductase, yielding MPDNTIRSNSEVVLIGAGIMSATLGLILKELQPDLKIEIYERLDVAAAESSDAWNNAGTGHSAFCELNYTPEKADGSIDPKKAISIAESFEVSRQFWSYLVQQNKIPSPDNFIKSVPHMSFVWGDKNVEYLKKRFEALQSNPIFSQMTFSTDFEQLKQWMPLVMEGREANEKLAATHMAIGTDVNFGALTRSMFNYLEKLDGVSLHFNHEVKKLRQREDKSWRIKITDLSTGDTRKAYTKFVFIGAGGGSLPLLEKANVPEGNGYGGFPVSGQWLKCTNPEVIAKHAAKVYGKASVGAPPMSVPHIDTRVIDGEKALLFGPFAGFSTRFLKNGSYLDLPLSIKANNLIPMLSAGFHNIPLTKYLIEQVRQSPKDRMNALREYLPTARSKDWKLERAGQRVQVIKKDEKEGGVLEFGTEVINTHDGTLAVLLGASPGASTAVSIMIDLISRCFTNQIKTPEWESKMKNMIPSYGKTLNDKPELLQEIRKHTSEVLKLNN
- a CDS encoding FUSC family protein, producing the protein MYERITKFTNSTSFFNASKVTIASVVPVLILNFLGYFEIGFTIALGAFFTYPSDIPSTLKHKIKGLIVASFIVSGVNFLVNLAYPFPFLFYPFLGLLLFLCSMISVYGQRATLVSFSALLSISLSFGHLHQGWEAFQYSGFIFIGGILYLIVSMVFHFVHPYKYVELQIAEGIKLTAKYLKLRGDLWSPEAKRTAIIEKQLALQVELNLINEDLRKVLIGNQNTSAANSQNRKMLLVFITLVEIQELALYTSFDHSKLHEKFDRHPEVLRTYQNVAYKLASTLKKLSKNVHHIAVYVDKHDLKNELDALEFAIFDYEKTLGKDEAAEGVLMLTNMLKYAKNQVGKIKIIQRAFSLAMQSYKLKDKDKELEKFLTPQYYPLRTLTENMSFSSSIFRHSLRLTITILIGFIIGKILPFQNVYWILLTIVVIMRPGYGLTKERSYNRIFGTILGGLIAFGIVSLVQNHVLLSIFSIVCMLLGISFTQINYKISATFVTMYVVFIYGILTPNVVEVIQFRILDSIAGAVLAFLANQFLWPAWEFINTPIHIENSVRSNRNYLKQIADFYNKKGEVPTSYRLARKHAFVEIGNLMTSFQRMMQEPKSKQKTLPLVNKLVVLNHSLLSALASLSTYIQAHQTTSASESFNYIIKTILSNLDQAISILRNETIVTDTFFEKEDVTLQFEELKRINFNRLATDDELDKETRQAKMQEAQMVIEQLIWMSNLSEKILQNTKDLKAINPD
- the def gene encoding peptide deformylase — translated: MILPIVGYGDPVLRKVGEAITPDYPNLKETIANMYETMYNAYGVGLAAPQVGMAIRLFIIDTTPFSDDEDVSTKEQNDLKGFKKTFINAKIVKEEGEEWSFNEGCLSIPDVREDVYRKPTVTIEYCEEDFVMKTEVFDGLIARVIQHEYDHIEGILFTDKISSLKKRLIQKKLKNITEGKTFQEYRMKFAAAKKGR